In Cryptosporangium aurantiacum, one DNA window encodes the following:
- a CDS encoding IclR family transcriptional regulator domain-containing protein, translated as MANRGTGPDFVEALARGLDVLACFDARRPVMSLSEVAAATDLARPTARRLLLTLEEMGYVRTAEGGGFALTPKVLSLGMAYVSSQGLWDIARPHLERLVAATGESSSMAQLDGSDIVYVARVSVPKIITLRVDIGTRFPAAQTSQGKVLLAGLPPAEVEHVLAEPSRAGLPPYTGRDAGDFAAELTEVRARGWALADEELAPGVRSVAAPVRDGSGRVRAAMNVTVHAAETPLETLLDVHLPRLLRAAGDVSAEWALWQSRPHVEVNRSQTA; from the coding sequence ATGGCGAACCGTGGAACCGGGCCGGACTTCGTCGAGGCCCTCGCCCGAGGGCTGGACGTGCTGGCGTGTTTCGACGCGCGGCGGCCGGTGATGTCGCTGAGCGAGGTGGCGGCCGCGACCGACCTGGCCCGTCCGACCGCGCGCCGGCTGCTGCTGACGCTGGAGGAGATGGGGTACGTCCGCACGGCCGAGGGCGGCGGGTTCGCGCTCACGCCGAAGGTGCTCTCGCTGGGCATGGCGTACGTCAGCTCGCAGGGGCTGTGGGACATCGCCCGGCCGCACCTGGAGCGTCTGGTCGCCGCGACCGGGGAGTCCTCGTCGATGGCGCAGCTCGACGGCTCGGACATCGTCTACGTCGCCCGGGTGTCGGTGCCGAAGATCATCACGCTGCGGGTGGACATCGGCACCCGGTTCCCGGCGGCGCAGACCTCGCAGGGCAAGGTGCTGCTGGCCGGGCTTCCGCCCGCCGAGGTGGAGCACGTGCTGGCGGAGCCCAGCCGGGCGGGGTTGCCGCCGTACACCGGACGCGACGCCGGGGACTTCGCGGCGGAGCTGACCGAGGTGCGGGCGCGGGGTTGGGCGCTGGCCGACGAGGAGCTGGCGCCGGGGGTGCGGTCGGTGGCCGCGCCGGTACGCGACGGTTCGGGACGGGTCCGCGCGGCGATGAACGTGACCGTGCACGCGGCCGAGACGCCGCTGGAGACGCTGCTCGACGTGCACCTGCCACGGCTGTTGCGAGCGGCCGGGGACGTGAGCGCGGAGTGGGCGCTCTGGCAGTCCCGCCCGCACGTCGAGGTTAATCGCTCACAGACGGCGTGA